A stretch of DNA from Gottschalkia acidurici 9a:
ACAGTAGGAGCAGATGCTCTTAGCTTTGACTCTTGTGTTAATATGAGATTTGCAAAGTCTAAGATATCTACTAAGCTCATGGGGAATGTAAGTACACAACTTTTAGATATTGGAACAAAGGAAAAAATAGTTTCAATAACTGAAAATGCTATTTTATCAGGAGTCGATATTGTTTCACCTGCGTGTGGTCTTAGCATGTCAACGTCAACTGAGAGCCTAAGATCTATGACAGATTATATAAAAGGAAGAAATATCTAATGGCAAAGATAACATTTAAAGACAAATCAACAACTATAGAAGTGGAGGAAGGTATAAGCTTAGTAGAATGCATAAGACAAGCAGACTTTTCCATAGAGACTCCATGTAATGGTATGGGTACCTGCGGTAAGTGTAAGATAGAAGCTACAGGAAAGTTATCGGCTGTTATGGATAAAGAGAAGGAACATATAAAGGAAGGAAGTAGTGAAAGATTAGCTTGTCTTACAACAGTCTTAGGTGACGTTGAAATAAAACTTACAGATAAATATACGGCACTAAAAACAATAAACGAAGGTTATTCGATAGATGTTAAATTAAATAGTGATATGAAAATAATAGATATTCCATTGTTAGATAGGACAAGTTCAATTCCTTATGTTGAAAATTTAAAGTATGAAATATCCTCAAATATACTAGAAAAAATATCAGATATAGATAAGAATAATTATGAAGATATAAAGGCTGTTTTATATAAAGATAAGATTATAGATATAGAGCAATCACTAGAAAAACTATTTGGAGTTGCCATAGATATAGGAACGACAGGAATATCTGCATATCTAGTAGATATTAGAACTGGTGAGACTCTTAATAAAAAGTCATCACTAAATCCACAAACTGAATATGGTGGAGATGTACTATCTAGAATAACTTATAGCATAAGTACCTCGGAAGGAAAAGAAAATTTAAAAAGATCAATAGTTAACAAAATAAATAAAATGATACTTGAACTTGTCAAGGGAGAAGAAAATATTAAGTATGTATATAGAGTTATAGTTGCTGCAAATACAGTTATGTTGCATATGCTACTTGGAATAGATACAGAAACGATAGCAAAATCACCATATAGACCAGTATTCATAAGAAAGTTAGATATAAAGGGAAAAGATATGGGGATTAAAATAAATGAAGAAGGTATAGTAACTATATTACCTTCAGCATCAGGATATGTGGGAGCTGATATTGTTTCAGGGGCTATAGCAACAGCATTTAATAGAAAAAAACATAATGCTATATTTATAGATATAGGTACTAATGGAGAAATTCTTGTTATATCAAATGGTAAAGTAGTAGGTACATCTACAGCCGCAGGTCCCGCATTTGAGGGTATGAATATATCATGTGGATGTAGAGCTGAATCTGGCGCTATAGATACATTCATTATAGAGAATGAAAATGTTAAATTTACTACAATTAATAATGAAAGTCCAAAAGGAATTTGTGGAAGTGGACTTATAGATATAGCTTCAGAGCTAGTAAATAATAAAGTTATATTAAAAAGTGGAAAATTAAATAACAAATTAGAGGGAGAACTAGGAGAAAAGATAAGGGATAAAAAGTTTTATATAACAGATGAAATCTATATTTCTCAAGCTGATATAAGGCAAATTCAGCTTGCAAAAGGAGCAATAGCTGCAGGAATAACTATGATACTACAAAGTATCAACTTGTCTATTGATCAAATAGAAGAAGTAGTTGTAGCTGGTTCTTTTGGATATCATCTAAATCCAGAAAGTATAAGAAGAATAGGAATAATACCTAAAGGTTTTAAAGGTAAAATTAGCTTTACAGGAAACTCATCAGTAGAAGGTGCAAAGCTATCATTGATAAATAAAGATATAATTAAAGATATGATAAGACTAAAAGATGAGATAGAAGTATTAGAGCTTTCTATGAAAGAAGAATTTCAAGAATGCTTTGTAAAAGAATTAAGTTTTTAAAGTATTAAATTTTAAAGAGGAGAAAAGTCATGATAAAAGTTCATATAGTTTCAGGCTTTTTAGGTGCTGGTAAAACTACTTTAATAAAGAAATTAGTTAAGTTTATTAAAGGAAAAAAAGTAATTATAGAGAATGAATTTGGTGAAGTTGGGATAGATGGTGAAATTATAGAAAGAGAAAATTATGATGTTGTAGAAATGGCACAGGGATGTATTTGCTGCAGCATGAAATCAGACTTTGAGACTATGATTGTATCTGTAATCGAAGACTATAACCCAGAGCATATAATTATAGAGCCAACAGGAATAGGCATGCTAAGTGAAATTTTAAAAATCTTTGATAAAAATGATATTGAAGAAAAGTGTGTATTAACTTTACCTATAACTGTGGTAGATTCATTAGACTATCTGTTACTAATAGAGGAGTTCGGCGAATTTTATAAAGATCAGGTAAGAAATGCAGGAATAATAGTACTCAGTAAAACTCAGTTAATAGAAGAAAAGAACATAGATGAAATAATTAAGTCAATAAGAAATATTAACAAAAGTGCTGAGATACTATACAAGGATTGGAATATATTCACTGAGCTAGAATATGACGATCTTACTAACATTAGATTTGATTGTAGCAAAAATAGTATAGAGTTTGTAGATGAGATAAAAAATATAGCGGAAAACCTTCAAAGTTATAGTATTAAAAATCCTAAAGAATTTAATAAAGAAAGTTTAGGAAATATGCTAGATAGACTTACAGATGAAGATTATGGAGATATTATAAGGGCAAAAGGATTTGTATATGGTGAAGATGGCTCACTAGAATTTAGTTATGTAAACGGCAGATATAGCATTAATGAAAATAAAAACCATAATTCTAATAGAATGTGTTTAATTGGTAGGAATCTTAATAAAGAAGCTCTTTCAAAAAAATTAAACTTTTAGGGGTAACTAACAGTTACAAATAGATTATAAAAGGATAAATAACATTATAAAGTTTTTATAATTTAGAAAATTGTTGACAGCCTCCCATGTTCGTAAAGAGCATGGAGTTGATAGGAAATACCTATCCAAAATCCTTTGAATTGCTGGGAACTCGTAAAGACACGTTGACTACAGCATAATCTGAAAAGATAAGTGCGAATGTTGCGAAAGCAGAAAAAACTAATGTGTATAGCATAAGGTTAAATCCTAAGTGCAGAAACAATCGACAATCAGCAGGTAAGGCTCTAAGTCGAAAGATAAGAGTAAACTTCAACGACTATCCCAAAAGGGAGTACACTATAAGCGATTGATAGTGGAAGCGGAGGACACCAGACAGGTGATGATATAGTCTACGCTTATGTGAAAGCATAAGAAGTTCATGGTCAAAGACCTGAGAACTGTATATGTCTAGCGAACATATATGAATGAGCATAAAGCTTATAGAAAGTTATAAATATATAATTAAATACAACGATATGGAACACTTGTTCAATTCGTATTTCATTAAATCACTAACTTGTATTATAATGGATATAAGGAGGTGAGGAAATGATAAAGTCAGTAAAAATAAGACTACTACCTACAAAAGAACAAGAAATATTAATGTTTAAATCAGTTGGTGTTGCAAGGTTTGCATACAATTGGGGTCTAGCTAAATGGGAAGAAGAATATAAAAGTGGGCTAAACCCAAATGTTTACAGTATAAAAAAGAAGTTTAATAATGAAATCAAAAAGAAAGAACAATTCAAATGGCTATACGAAGTGTCAGCAAAGATAACTTCACAAGCTTTCTTAGATTTACAAAGTTCTTTCAATAACTTCTTTCGCAAAAGTGCCAAATATCCTAGGTTTAAATCTAAAAAGAAATCAAGACAATCTTTTTACGTTAGAAATGATTCACTAAAAATAAAAGATAGAACTGTAAATATAGAAAAAATAGGTAGGGTAAAAATTAAAACCAACGACAATATCCCCATACTAGACAGCTACAATAATCCCAGATGTAGCTATGACGGGAAATACTGATACATATCATTTGGTTATGAACAAGGCGAAAATCAAGCTAAGTTAAATCAAGATTTAAGTATAGGAATAGACCTAGGAATATCAGTACTAGCAGTAATAAACAAACTAGACAAACCAATAAAAAACATTAATAAAACTAAAAAAAGTAAGAAAGTTAAAAAAGAAATTAAAAAGACTACAAAGACAGGTAAGTAGAAAGTATGAGATGAACAAACTGGAAACTAAGTTTATAAAAACTAGCAATATAATAAAACTAGAAAAGAAAATAAAACTAATCCATAGAAAACTATCAAATATAAGACAAAACCATATACACCAGGCCACAAATAAAATAATAAAGTTAAGACCAATAAGAATAGTTATGGAGGATCTTAACATCAGTGGAATGATGAAAAACAAACATCTATCAAAAGCAATAGCAGAACAGAAGTTTTATGAGTTCATAAGACAAATGAAATATAAATGTGAATTCAATGGTATAGGGTTTGTTCAAGCAGATAGATTTTTTCCATCATCTAAAAAGTGTAGCAAATGTGGAGAAATAAAAAAAGATCTAAAGCTTTCAGATAGAGTGTATAAATGCATCTGTGGATTAGAAATAGATAGAGATAAAAATGCTAGTATAAACTTAGGAGAATATAAATTGGTATAAAATCAACAAAAAAGATGATACCAATATGTACCATGCGTTGTATGGGAATTTAAGCCTTTAGAAACAGCATTTGCTCAGTGCCACACAAACTAGAGTAGATTATCTTAGTATAATCAAAATAGGGTACTATGAAGAAGGAATTAAAGTAAAACTTATATATTTATAAACTTTTATAAGCTTTATGCAACGGGATAATATGACCGGAATAAATTTTGTATGTAAAATCCAAGGTGATGATAAAGCAATCAAAGAAACAATTAAAAGCACAAGGTTTTCATTTCCTAAAGCTCATACAAATAGTAATGATATTGCTGAGCTTTCAAAGCAAGTTAAGGAACATGATAAGAATACAATATGTGTAGTGCCTTTTTGTTCAACTGTGGAAGTTGAAGCATTAGGTGCAAAGGTGAATTTAGGTGATGAAAAAATAGGACCTAGAGTTAATTCATTTGCTTATGAAAGTATAGAGCAGCTTAGTGAAATAGAAAAAATAAATTTAAACGAAGGTAGAATTAAAGAAGTTCTTGATTCTATAGAAAAACTAAATAATGAAGGAGAAATCGTTACTCTAAACGTCTCGGGTCCATTCATAATAATAACATCTCTTATAGATCCTATGATATTTTATAAAGCTGTAAGAAAAAATAAGGAATTAGTTGATAAAGTAATAACAATAATAGAGGACAATATAATTAATTATGTTAAGGAAGGTATAAAGAGAGGTGCGAAAATAATATCTTATGAAGATTCAGTAGGTTCTGTAGATATTGTTGGACCTAAAGTATATAGATACTTAACAGGAAAGGTTACAAGTGAAGTACTTAAAAAAATAGGAGAGTTTGATAATATAGTAGTTCATATATGCGGAAAGACTTCAGTAGCACTAGAAAAATATGAATTTGCAAAATCAACTCCAGTAAAACTGAAAGAAGATGTTACTTACGGAGAAGCTATAATTGATATAATAAACAATCAAAAAGATATAAAATTTATAGGACATTCATGTATGAAAAGAACCCCAGATAAGCTTAAAGATAATACTGTTTGGAAAATAGATTTAAGTTAAAAAGTTAAATTGCTAAGAAATGGCTTAGAATAGATTTAAAACTGTTCTAAGCTATTTTTAGTTACTATATTAGTTAGTGCTCTACTTTAAAAAAATTTAGTTTTAATATATACTTTATTATGAAATATTTTGTTAATTAATAATCAAGAAAGAAGGGTTTACATGGCTTTTACCAGTGTGTTAGAGCAAACTATAACACTATTTTTATTAGTTATACTAGGGTTCGTTATAAGAAAGAGAAATATAATAACGGATGAAATTATAAGAGGATTTTCAGATTTTGTTTTAAAAGTAACTTTACCATTATTTATCATAGTTTCAATGGATAAAGAATTCTCAAAAGATAGGCTAATATACAGCGGAATAATAATATTTATAAGTATCTTTACTTATTTTATAAAAGCAGTTATATCAAAGATTTTTACAAACTCTTTAAATATAAAGGAACCACAAAAAGGAGTATATAGATTTTTAATATTCTTCTCAAACTCTGGATTTATGGGAATACCAGTGGCAAACGCCCTATATGGAGATGACGGTGTATTTTATGCTGCAATACTTAATATAACATTTAACATATTGCTATGGACTTTTGGAGTAAAACTAGTTAGTCAAGATAACACAAAAGAAGAAAATGTTATGAAAAAGCTTTTGACTAATCCAGGCGTATTTAGTGTAATAATAGGTCTTATTATATTTTTAACACCTCTAAAGTTACCAAAGCTTTTATATGATCCTATGAACATGGTAGGAAGTATAACGTCACCTTTAGCTATGATAGTTGTAGGTGGTATTTTAGGTGCAACAGAATTAGGTTCTATGTTTAGAAATAAAAAACTAATGCTAGCATCACTAATTAGGTTAATAGTAATTCCATTGATATTTATATTTATGTTGTTACCATTTAAGCTACCTGAAATAATAGTAGGAATGACTATAATAATAGATGCAATGCCAGCAGCAGCTAATACGGCTATGTTTACTAGAATGTATAATTCAGACTATAACCTTGCATCTCAGGGTGTGTTTTTAACCACACTTATTAATATACTAACTACACCATTAATACTTTATATTTTTTCAAAGACATTTAATTTATAATATTAGATACAATTTTAAATAAGGTTATTGAATATCACATTTTATTCAATAACCTTGTTTTATATCTTTGTCCTTAGTCATAAGTTATTATTTAAAATAGCAATAAATATAAGTCACTTAGTATTAAACAAGCTTTGTTTAGACGTTAAATATCAGAAAGAAAGGTAGGTTGAATATTGTTAAAAGAAAAGATTTTATATGTAAACTACTTGATTGATAGTATACTCCTTAAAATACCGACAAAAATGATTTACGAGCAATCACTTGAGAATGAATTTAAAAATATTCACTATGAAATCTATTTAGAAAACCACTACTTTATATCCGAGGTATCAGACAATACTGAATTTGCAATAAAGAATTTACAGAAGGTGATGCCAGCAAATGTAAGGGTTGCATGTTGTCAATCTTGTAGATATGGTAACTTCTGTCCATACGGAGATAATGACAATGAAATATTTTGCTTTAAAGGAATTGAAGTTAACAATAAGGATGATGTATGCAAATTTTTTTCAAGCAATAATGAATGTTACAAAGCAAGGAGTAGAGAGCTTCTTGACTTTTGTTCAAATTATGAACCTATATCTTATAATGAACATTATACTTATAATGATTGGTAGTGGATATAGAAGCAAAAAGTTAAATTGTGAAGGGTAAAGTACTCTTAGATTAATTTAATACTTTGTTTTAATTAAACTCTAATAACATAAAAAATATAGAAGTTATAGATTAAGTACTGCATAATATATTAAAAAAGGAGGGTTTGAAATATGTTTAATAAAGTATTAGAACAAACTATAATATTATTTTCCTTAGTAATAGTTGGTTTTATTATAAGAAAAAGAAATATAATAACGGATGAAGTTATAAAGGGATTTTCAGAATTTGTTTTAAAAGTAACATTACCAATCTTTATTATAGTTTCAATGGATAAAGAGTTTTCTAAGGATAAAGTTATATATAGTGCAATAATACTTTCTGTAAGTATACTTACGTACATAATAAAGGCTATTATATCAAAGACATTTACTGATATTTCGAAAGTAGAAGATCCACAGAAAGGTATATATAGATTTTTAATATTTTTCTCAAATCATGGCTTTATGGGAATTGCAATAGCTAGTGCATTATATGGAGATGAGGGTGTATTTTATGCCGCTATACTTAATATAACTTTTAATGCTTTTGTATGGACATTTGGGGTGAAATTAGTTGACCATAATGAGAGTACAGATGAAAGTTCTATAAAGAAATTTATATTTAATCCAGGTATAATTAGTGTAGTCATAGGTCTTATTATATTTTTAACACCACTGAGTTTACCAAGACTTGTATATGAACCTATGAATATGTTGGGAACTATGACTATTCCTTTAGCTATGATAATTGTTGGCGGGAATCTAGGATCAACAGAATTAGGTTCTATGTTTAAAAATAGGACTTTAATTCTAACATGTCTAATTAGACTAATAGTAGTTCCATTTACAATAATACTTGCACTATTACTATTTAAACTACCTAAGATTATAATTGGTATAACTATAATAATAGATGCAATGCCCTCAGCACCTAATACAGCTATATTTGCTAGAAGGTATGATTCGGATTATAGCTTGGCATCTCAAGGAGTATTTTTAACTACACTTATGAGTATATTAACTATACCTTTTATAATGTATATTTCTTCTAAGCTATTTGGATTATAAATTTAAGTTAGTATTAAAAAGATATTATAGTATATCAACAATTTTAAAAACCTGTCATCTTTTATAGATGTGAAAGATGACAGGAAGAAATTTTATATCTATAGATTCTTACTATTACTTAGTATTTTTTATTATATTTTTTATTCTTTTAACTTTTAAGCCTATATCTTCTGCACCAACTATTTCAGAAATCATACATACACACCTAGCACCATGATTTAAAACTTCGGAAACATTATGTTCTTTAATTCCGCCTATCGCAACAAAAGGAATATCTATATTTTTAGAAACATATTCAAGATATTCAAATCCTAAAGGATCACAGACATCTTTTTTAGTAGATGTTTTAAATATAGGCCCTACTCCTATATAATCAGCACCATTAGCTACTGCACTTTGAGCTTCTTCAGATGAATGAGTAGACAGCCCTATGAACATATCATTTCCTACAAGCTCCCTAACTTTTTTTATAGGAATATCTTCTTGTCCAATATGAACTCCATCAGCATTTACAAGTATTGCTATATCTATATCATCATTTAGAATAAAAGTAACACCAGCTTCTCTAGTGAGCTCTCTTATTTTCTTGCATTCTTCATACTTATAAAGAGATTTTTTATCTTTTTCTCTATACTGAATTATCTTAACTCCTGAGTCTATTAACTCCTTTACAACTTGTATATTGTCTTTTCCATTTGAAAATTCTTCAGCAGTTATACAATATAGTTCTTTTTCGAATAAAGCTTTAAGTTTATTTCTCAATGAAATCATCTCCTAAAATTATTAATTACATAGTTTAATATAACATTCGCCTGTTTAGCAGCAGCAGTATTAACTCTTGGAGAAATTGGTGGGCAGTTTTCACTTACTTCGGAAACCAAATCTCCTATAAGATAAAAATTACTTTTAATTTTCCTAGTAGTTATAAGGTTACTATCATCCCAGCCAGCAAGGCCAGATGCTGAAACTAAAAGTTTATTTGATCCTAAAAACTTCTCAACTATCATTTTTTTACAACTTGACTTGTCAAAAGCTTCAACTATTATATCGCAATCATTATATATATCTTCTAAATTATCATAGTTTAAATATATATTTAATGAATCTATATTAACATCAGGATTTATTAAAATAAGATTTTCTTTAAGAGCCTCGACTTTAGGCATACCAACTTGATGATAAAAGAAAAACTGTCTGTTTAAATTAGAGTATTCAATTTTGTCAAAATCAGCTATTATAAAGTTTTTAAATCCACACCTAGTTAAATTAAAGGCACAGTTAGAGCCAAGTCCGCCTGCACCTGCAATACCTATTTTGACTGACTGTATAGCTTTAAAGTTGTTTTCACCAAGTTGATTTAACAAAGTTTCTTCAAAAAGATTCATAAATTCACCAGCCTTTTATAAACTAAAACTATATGATATCCCAATCTTTAAGAACTGGCTGATATCCAAGTTTTTTATGTCTAATAACATATCCTGTAAGTCTCTGTTATCAGATATATCAAATTGTCCATTATCATCACTATTTTTAGAATGTCCGCCTACAGAAGTATTAGAATCCGCTGACATTTTAGTAACACCTAGTGGTAGTACATTGTTTCTAAAATTGACATCTTCTCTTGTTGACATTGTTATTCCAACTCTGGGTATAAAAAGTCTAAGAGCTAATATAAACTGAACTAGGTTTTTATCATTAACTGGCATGCAAGGGAAGTCTTCACCAACATGAGGTCGTATTCTAGGCATAGACACATTAACATCTATATGAGAATATTTATTCTGAATGTACTCTGCATGTAATCCTGTTAAAAAGGCATCTTTTTGCCAATTATCAAGACCTAGGAGAGCTCCAACATTTACTGAACGTATATTAGCCTTACAAGCTCTTTCAGGAGCATCAAGTCTAAATCTATAATCTTTCTTAGGACCCTTGAGATGAAGTTTATCATAAAGCTCTTCATTATAAGTTTCTTGATATATGGTTAAAGAGTCAACTCCTGCTTGTACTAATGTTGAATATTCATTCTCTTCTAATGCATATATTTCTATTCCGATAGAGTTAAAATACTTCCTTAAAATATCTACACATTTACTAATATACTCTACGGAAGATATACTTTTTGCATCTCCGGTAAGTATTAATATGTGCCTAAATCCTTTAGAAGAAATTAATTTCGACTCTTTTTCAACCTCTTCAAATGTTAATTGATTTCTACCTATACTATTTACTGCATTAAACCCACAATAGACACATTGATTTGTACAATAATTGGCTAAATACATAGGAGTATACATAAGTATAGTCTTTCCGAACTGCTGAACTGTAAGTTTATGTGATAGCTGAGCCATATCCTCAAGAAAATATTCTGCTGTTGGAGAGAGTAATGCTAAGAAGTCCATAGAATTTAACTTACTTTTCTTTAAGATTTTCCTTATATCATTTTTAGTAATTTGCTTATTAAAACTTTCTAAATTGAAGTCCTTGTATTTAGAACAAATACTATAAAAACTCATAATATAACCTTCTTTATCAAATTATTCGTTTAAAAAACCTGTAAGTGGAGAAGATGCACTTGCTGTTATATTTACTTCTCCAAGTCCTGCAAGGTAAGCCTTTCTTCCAGCTTCAACCGCACTACCAAAAGCTTGAGCCATAAGTATAGGGTCATTAGATGAAGCTATAGCTGTATTTAAAAGGCAAGCATCAGCACCCATTTCCATAGCTTCACAAGCATCAGAGGGCTTACCTATACCTGCATCTACAATTACTGGAATAGGTATTTCATCTATGAGTATTCTAATTAGCTCTCTAGTCTGTATACCTCTATTTGATCCGATAGGAGAACCTAAAGGCATAACAGTAGCAGCCCCTACATTAACAAGCTCTTTTGCCACCATAAGATCTGGACTTATATATGGAAGGACTACGAATCCTTCAGATGCTAGAACTTCAGTAGCCTTTATAGTTTCATATCCATCAGGAAGAAGATATTTATTGTCTGAAATAACTTCTATTTTAATCCAATCTCCACATCCTGTTGCCCTTGCAAGTCTAGCTATTCGTATTGCTTCTTCAGCATTTCTTGCTCCAGATGTATTAGGGAGAAGTTGGATACCTTTAGGTATGTAACTTAGTATATTTTCTGAATCAGAACTAAAATTTACTCTTCTTAAAGCAACCGTAATGATTTCAGATTTAGATTTTTCCAAGACTTGTGGAATAAGCTTATCGGAAGAATATTTACCAGTTCCAACAAGCAATCTACTACTAAACTCTTTTCCACCAATTATTAGTTTATCGGACATATTATCAACCTCCTCCTACAAAGCTTAAAACTTCTAAGCTATCATTTTCTTTTAATACTGTATTAGCCCAATCTTCACTTCTAAGTACATTAAGATTATATTCAACCACTACATTATTTGGATAAAGTCCTTTGGATATTAAATAATCTAAAAGAGTTATACTTTCTTCTATAACTTCTTTCTGACCATTTATAAAAATGTTCATTTATATCACCACCTTCTAAATAAAACTCTTTAATACTGTTGAGAATACAAAAAAGGCTTACCTCTAGGTAAGCCTTATAGTATGCAAAATAATATATAGCAAAAATAATCTACTATTATAAAGTAAACTAAATATAAGCTTTCCTACGATGGTTCTAACCATATCAGGTTCAAAGGGTCAGGTTTTTAAACCTTCTCAGCCAAAAGGCTCCCCTAGCTCGATGTTATTATATTTTTCTTTATATGATTTAACACAATTATAGTTTATTATTTTATTTTTGTAAAGATATAAAAAGTAATCTCTATAATACCTATAAGAATTATAAAAAATAAAGTTGACAGAATATTATTAAGACTATATAATAATCTATAATATATGGTACATATTTGATAATAAAATATTCTTATCCAGAGAGGTGGAGGGACTGGCCCTGTGAAGCCCAGCAACCCAAGAGAATTTCTTGAAGGTGCTACATCCAGCAGGTAGGATCCTGATAGATAAGACGAAACAGAAGATTATCTTCCTACTGAACAATAGTAGGAAGATTTTTTATTATAGAAAATTAGGAGGCTAGGTAAATGGACAAAAAATTACGATTTGAAACTATACAACTTCATGGAGGGCAAACTATAGATAGAGAAGCTAAATCTAGAGCAGTACCAATTTATCAAACAGCATCTTATTTATTTGATGATACAGAAGACGCTGCAGATATTTTTGCATTAAAAAAATTCGGATATGCTTACTCTAGAACT
This window harbors:
- the thiH gene encoding 2-iminoacetate synthase ThiH, producing the protein MSFYSICSKYKDFNLESFNKQITKNDIRKILKKSKLNSMDFLALLSPTAEYFLEDMAQLSHKLTVQQFGKTILMYTPMYLANYCTNQCVYCGFNAVNSIGRNQLTFEEVEKESKLISSKGFRHILILTGDAKSISSVEYISKCVDILRKYFNSIGIEIYALEENEYSTLVQAGVDSLTIYQETYNEELYDKLHLKGPKKDYRFRLDAPERACKANIRSVNVGALLGLDNWQKDAFLTGLHAEYIQNKYSHIDVNVSMPRIRPHVGEDFPCMPVNDKNLVQFILALRLFIPRVGITMSTREDVNFRNNVLPLGVTKMSADSNTSVGGHSKNSDDNGQFDISDNRDLQDMLLDIKNLDISQFLKIGISYSFSL
- a CDS encoding thiazole synthase, yielding MSDKLIIGGKEFSSRLLVGTGKYSSDKLIPQVLEKSKSEIITVALRRVNFSSDSENILSYIPKGIQLLPNTSGARNAEEAIRIARLARATGCGDWIKIEVISDNKYLLPDGYETIKATEVLASEGFVVLPYISPDLMVAKELVNVGAATVMPLGSPIGSNRGIQTRELIRILIDEIPIPVIVDAGIGKPSDACEAMEMGADACLLNTAIASSNDPILMAQAFGSAVEAGRKAYLAGLGEVNITASASSPLTGFLNE
- the thiS gene encoding sulfur carrier protein ThiS → MNIFINGQKEVIEESITLLDYLISKGLYPNNVVVEYNLNVLRSEDWANTVLKENDSLEVLSFVGGG